Proteins encoded in a region of the Elizabethkingia bruuniana genome:
- a CDS encoding HupE/UreJ family protein: MNDFMFYLRMGWDHIVSKDALDHQLFILVLIAVYTIQDFKKVLILVTAFTIGHSLTLALSVFDILRVPSAWVEFLIPCTIAITALINIFGKNNVQKQMKLNYSLALFFGLIHGMGFANSIRITLAKEQSIATGLLGFNIGLELGQIVVVLAVLIILFLLTTIFKLDRKNWIMFVSSGVFALSLQMALERIPF; this comes from the coding sequence ATGAACGATTTTATGTTTTACCTCAGGATGGGCTGGGATCATATTGTTAGTAAAGACGCACTGGATCATCAGTTATTTATTCTGGTACTAATCGCAGTGTATACCATACAGGATTTCAAAAAAGTACTGATTTTAGTTACTGCATTTACGATTGGCCATTCTCTTACACTGGCGCTAAGTGTTTTCGATATTCTTAGAGTTCCTTCTGCATGGGTAGAATTTCTTATTCCGTGTACCATAGCTATTACTGCACTGATTAATATTTTTGGCAAAAACAATGTCCAGAAGCAAATGAAGCTCAACTACTCTCTGGCATTATTTTTTGGGCTCATCCACGGAATGGGTTTTGCCAATTCTATCCGGATAACATTGGCCAAAGAGCAAAGCATTGCGACAGGATTATTAGGTTTTAATATAGGTCTTGAACTGGGACAGATTGTTGTAGTACTTGCCGTTCTTATTATTCTGTTTTTACTAACAACTATCTTCAAACTGGATCGTAAAAACTGGATTATGTTTGTCTCCTCCGGAGTATTTGCATTATCCCTGCAGATGGCTTTAGAAAGAATTCCTTTTTAA